From the genome of Bacteroidota bacterium, one region includes:
- a CDS encoding response regulator transcription factor, with product ETDILEFVSYNLRKEGYEVSTATNGKAAIEEAKKTNPHLIILDIMMPEMDGIETCEKIRSSNLGAQPLIAFLTARGESYSQVVGFEAGADDYIIKPINPKVLKSRIKALLKRYSSEVSFSPVSEKEISDDLIIDKERFVVIKKGEELLLTKKEFDLLSLLASHPEKVFKREEIFQRIWGDDIIVSDRNIDVHVRRLREKIGEEHILTLKGVGYKYIE from the coding sequence GAAACGGATATCCTGGAGTTCGTTTCTTACAACTTAAGGAAGGAAGGTTATGAAGTCAGCACCGCCACCAACGGGAAAGCTGCGATAGAGGAAGCAAAAAAAACGAATCCTCATCTGATCATCCTGGACATCATGATGCCCGAAATGGATGGCATAGAAACTTGCGAGAAAATCCGGAGCAGCAACCTGGGGGCTCAGCCGCTGATCGCTTTTCTAACGGCCAGAGGGGAAAGCTATTCACAGGTTGTCGGCTTTGAAGCCGGAGCCGATGATTACATCATTAAACCCATTAATCCTAAAGTTTTAAAAAGCAGAATTAAAGCCCTGCTGAAAAGATACTCGAGCGAGGTCAGTTTCTCCCCCGTAAGCGAAAAAGAAATCTCAGACGACCTCATCATTGACAAAGAACGTTTTGTGGTCATCAAAAAAGGAGAAGAATTACTGCTTACGAAAAAAGAATTTGACCTTTTATCGCTGTTGGCCTCCCATCCTGAAAAAGTATTCAAACGTGAAGAAATATTCCAACGGATTTGGGGCGATGACATTATCGTAAGCGACAGGAATATTGACGTACATGTCCGCAGGTTAAGGGAAAAAATCGGAGAAGAACATATCTTAACCCTCAAAGGGGTAGGCTATAAATATATTGAATAG